From a single Desulfofundulus luciae genomic region:
- the murJ gene encoding murein biosynthesis integral membrane protein MurJ, with the protein MGATILSKIMGFGREAVLAAAFGASAATDAYLVAMIIPALLFGLVGTTITTVGIPFFSEYIHRPDKRSELPALIWTSFHAVTGALLVIALLGLPAAPWLVRILAPGFTPEQAALTTQLVRVLLPMVVIMGMVGWAQGVLNAHQHFAAPAFMGIPYNIIMIGGILLAGAYGGIAGVAWATVLATASQFLIQVPALYRRRISYRPVFNWRHPALKKMLWLAGPVLIGVGANQLNVIVDRMLASSLAEGSISALNYAQRVLNLPQGLFAIPLITVLYPTLTERTALEDSTGFLAGLSRGLRVLAFVLIPLTVGMMVLREDLVQFIFQRGAFDTRDAGMTAVALLFYTPGLLFLMWREFLNRAFYALQDTWTPMVTGLVAVAVNIVLNLILVRYTGLAGLALATSAAAGVGCMLLFWLLRRRLGHIGGTALLRETGRILAASLLMGLLVWWLDVRGLALMGWSFLEGLAGVFLGSGGLSGFVLQGLRLGALITAGGCFYFLSCWLLRVGEMNYTLELARNILHRLRPAAR; encoded by the coding sequence ATGGGCGCCACCATTTTAAGCAAAATCATGGGGTTTGGCCGGGAGGCGGTTTTAGCGGCGGCCTTCGGGGCCAGCGCGGCCACCGATGCTTACCTGGTGGCCATGATTATCCCGGCACTCCTGTTTGGCCTGGTGGGCACCACCATTACCACTGTGGGCATTCCCTTTTTCAGCGAGTACATCCACCGGCCGGATAAAAGGTCCGAGCTGCCGGCATTGATCTGGACCAGTTTTCACGCCGTCACCGGCGCCCTTTTAGTCATTGCCCTGCTGGGGCTGCCGGCGGCCCCCTGGCTGGTGCGCATCCTGGCCCCGGGATTCACCCCGGAGCAGGCGGCGCTTACCACCCAGCTGGTGCGGGTGCTGCTGCCCATGGTGGTGATCATGGGCATGGTGGGCTGGGCCCAGGGGGTGCTCAACGCCCACCAGCATTTCGCCGCCCCGGCTTTTATGGGCATTCCCTATAACATCATCATGATCGGGGGCATTTTGCTGGCCGGGGCTTACGGGGGCATTGCCGGGGTGGCCTGGGCCACGGTGCTGGCCACGGCAAGCCAGTTTCTCATCCAGGTGCCGGCCCTCTACCGGCGGCGCATCAGCTACCGCCCGGTCTTTAACTGGCGCCACCCGGCTTTAAAGAAAATGCTCTGGTTGGCCGGGCCGGTGTTGATTGGGGTGGGGGCCAACCAGTTAAATGTGATTGTAGACCGCATGCTGGCCTCAAGCCTGGCCGAAGGCAGCATTTCCGCCCTTAATTACGCCCAGCGGGTTTTAAACCTGCCCCAGGGCCTTTTTGCCATTCCCCTGATTACCGTGCTTTACCCCACCCTGACGGAACGGACGGCCCTGGAGGATTCCACCGGCTTTTTGGCGGGTTTAAGCAGGGGTTTACGGGTGCTGGCTTTTGTTTTGATTCCCCTGACGGTGGGAATGATGGTTCTCCGGGAGGACCTGGTGCAGTTTATCTTTCAGCGGGGCGCCTTTGACACCCGGGATGCCGGCATGACCGCCGTGGCACTCCTCTTTTACACTCCGGGCCTGCTTTTCCTGATGTGGCGGGAGTTCCTCAACCGGGCCTTTTATGCCCTGCAGGATACCTGGACTCCCATGGTTACGGGCCTGGTGGCCGTAGCCGTAAACATCGTTTTAAACCTGATCCTGGTCCGCTACACCGGCCTGGCCGGCCTGGCCCTGGCTACCTCCGCGGCCGCGGGGGTTGGTTGCATGCTCTTGTTCTGGCTGCTGCGCCGCCGGCTGGGGCACATTGGCGGTACGGCCCTGCTACGGGAAACGGGGCGTATTCTCGCGGCCTCCCTGTTAATGGGGCTTTTAGTATGGTGGCTGGATGTACGGGGGCTGGCGTTAATGGGCTGGTCCTTCCTGGAGGGCCTGGCGGGAGTTTTCCTGGGCAGCGGCGGCCTGTCCGGTTTTGTGCTGCAGGGCCTCCGCCTGGGAGCGCTCATCACCGCCGGCGGGTGTTTCTATTTTTTAAGCTGCTGGCTGTTGCGGGTAGGGGAGATGAACTACACCCTGGAACTGGCCCGGAACATCCTCCACCGCCTCCGCCCGGCGGCCCGGTAA
- a CDS encoding DUF1015 domain-containing protein, with amino-acid sequence MAEIKPFRGLRYAPGVGPLADLVTPPYDVIDAKAQDGYYQRHPYNIIRLEYGKVYPGDDESNNRYTRAAADFTAWREKGVLVPEESPALYLYEQEFSAGGKRLVRSGMICAVRLEPYEKGVVLPHEETLPKHKADRLALMRACRANFSPIFGLYTDAEMAVDNLLRQRAGGSPDLEFTDENGHAHRLWVITDPTVIEQVRQTMAGRLVFIADGHHRYETALAYSRERRQEEGNPAGPGPYDYVMMTLVNLYDPGLVVLPTHRLVRNVEGLDVDELLGKIQEHFEIEVFPLAPGYGNFAGFIKELAARGGFTGDARPGAGPLSHRHSFGLYCGGGRLYLLTLRDEGALPRLMPDGHSAAWQGLDVSVLHHLILERLLGIGGAERARESHLTYTREEAGALKAVDEGEYQLAFFLNPPLVEEVTAVAASGEKMPQKSTFFYPKLITGLVINPLFNID; translated from the coding sequence TTGGCTGAAATCAAACCCTTCAGGGGACTGCGCTACGCCCCCGGTGTGGGGCCCCTCGCCGACCTGGTGACCCCCCCCTACGATGTCATTGACGCAAAAGCCCAGGACGGCTACTACCAGCGCCACCCCTACAATATCATTCGCCTGGAATACGGCAAGGTCTATCCCGGCGATGACGAAAGCAACAACCGCTACACCCGGGCGGCAGCCGATTTTACCGCCTGGCGGGAGAAGGGCGTGCTGGTGCCGGAAGAATCCCCGGCACTGTATCTTTACGAACAGGAATTTAGCGCCGGTGGAAAACGTCTGGTACGCAGCGGAATGATCTGCGCGGTCAGGCTGGAGCCCTACGAGAAGGGCGTGGTCCTGCCCCACGAGGAGACCCTGCCCAAGCACAAGGCCGACCGCCTGGCGCTGATGCGGGCCTGCCGGGCCAATTTCAGTCCGATCTTTGGCCTTTATACCGATGCAGAAATGGCTGTGGACAACCTTCTGCGGCAACGGGCCGGCGGTTCGCCGGACCTGGAGTTTACCGATGAAAACGGCCATGCCCACCGCCTGTGGGTGATCACGGACCCAACCGTTATTGAGCAGGTGCGGCAGACCATGGCCGGCAGGCTCGTTTTCATTGCCGACGGCCACCACCGCTACGAAACGGCCCTGGCTTACAGCCGGGAAAGGCGGCAGGAGGAGGGCAACCCCGCCGGACCGGGACCTTATGATTATGTGATGATGACCCTGGTCAACCTGTACGATCCCGGCCTGGTGGTGCTGCCGACCCACCGCTTGGTGCGCAACGTTGAGGGCCTGGATGTGGATGAACTTTTGGGTAAGATACAGGAACATTTTGAGATAGAGGTCTTCCCTCTTGCCCCCGGCTACGGCAACTTTGCCGGTTTCATCAAAGAACTGGCCGCCCGGGGGGGCTTCACGGGAGACGCCCGGCCCGGCGCGGGCCCCCTTTCCCACCGTCACTCCTTCGGCCTGTACTGCGGCGGGGGGCGCCTGTATCTCTTGACCCTGCGGGATGAAGGGGCGTTGCCCCGCCTGATGCCTGACGGCCATTCCGCCGCCTGGCAGGGACTGGATGTTTCGGTGCTGCACCACCTGATCCTGGAACGCCTTCTGGGCATCGGCGGCGCGGAGCGGGCCAGGGAGAGCCACCTCACCTACACCCGGGAAGAGGCGGGGGCACTGAAAGCCGTGGACGAAGGCGAGTACCAGCTGGCCTTCTTCCTTAACCCCCCCCTGGTGGAGGAGGTCACGGCGGTGGCCGCCAGCGGCGAAAAAATGCCCCAGAAATCCACTTTCTTTTACCCCAAACTGATTACCGGTTTAGTCATCAATCCTCTTTTTAATATTGACTGA
- a CDS encoding nucleotide pyrophosphohydrolase, with translation MEIREMQQEVDRWISQFEEGYWHPLAMLARLTEEVGELAREVNHLYGQKPKKPGEPPGDLALELADVLFIIVCYANSLGIDLEEAFCRMMEKYRQRDSNRWTRKKSDSKECEEIG, from the coding sequence GTGGAGATCAGGGAAATGCAGCAGGAAGTGGATCGCTGGATCAGCCAGTTTGAAGAGGGTTACTGGCACCCGCTGGCCATGCTGGCCCGCCTGACCGAAGAGGTGGGTGAGCTGGCCCGGGAAGTCAACCATCTCTACGGCCAGAAACCGAAAAAACCCGGGGAACCTCCGGGGGATCTGGCCCTGGAACTGGCCGACGTGCTTTTTATCATCGTTTGTTATGCCAACTCCCTGGGCATTGACCTGGAAGAGGCCTTTTGCCGCATGATGGAAAAATACCGGCAGCGGGACAGCAACCGCTGGACGAGGAAAAAGAGCGATAGCAAGGAGTGTGAAGAGATTGGCTGA
- the hpt gene encoding hypoxanthine phosphoribosyltransferase: protein MYEDMERVLIAEDEIARRVRELGAEISRDYAGKELLVVGILKGAVIFMADLVRCLNIPVRLDFMAVSSYGASSESSGVVRILKDLEQNIEGLDVLIVEDIVDTGLTLNYLRENLLTRGPASLKICTLLDKPSRRKVNVQVDYNGFVIPDEFVVGYGLDYDGRYRHLRDILILKRQVYCGKEQRENCT from the coding sequence TTGTATGAGGATATGGAAAGAGTTTTAATTGCCGAGGACGAGATTGCCCGGCGGGTACGCGAGCTGGGGGCGGAGATTTCCCGGGACTATGCCGGGAAGGAACTACTGGTAGTCGGCATATTAAAAGGGGCGGTAATCTTTATGGCCGACCTGGTACGCTGCCTGAACATCCCGGTACGCCTGGACTTTATGGCCGTCTCCAGTTACGGTGCTTCCAGCGAGTCCTCAGGGGTTGTGCGTATTTTAAAGGACCTAGAGCAGAACATCGAGGGCCTGGACGTTTTAATCGTCGAGGATATTGTGGATACCGGCCTGACGCTTAACTACCTGCGGGAGAACCTGCTCACCCGGGGGCCGGCCAGTTTAAAAATCTGCACCCTCCTGGACAAGCCCAGCCGGCGCAAAGTAAACGTGCAGGTGGACTACAACGGCTTCGTCATCCCCGACGAATTCGTGGTCGGCTACGGCCTGGATTACGATGGCCGCTACCGCCACCTGCGGGATATTCTGATCCTGAAACGGCAAGTTTATTGCGGCAAAGAGCAAAGGGAAAACTGTACTTGA
- the guaA gene encoding glutamine-hydrolyzing GMP synthase — protein sequence MSIQDQQEMVIVLDFGGQYSHLIARRIRELKVFCEMLPYNTPLDEIKRHHPRGIVFSGGPASVYQPGAPTVDPAVYELGIPILGICYGMQLMTRQLGGMVTRAEHHEYGKTALEILDTSDLFCGFEPIEQCWMSHGDRVEAPPPGFEVIARTELAPVAAMANRERRLYAVQFHPEVIHTPRGQDILRHFLYDVCGCKGRWTMGSFIEESIREIRARVGDRRALCAISGGVDSSVAAVLVHRAIGDQLTCIFVDHGLLRQGEAGQVVRVIREQFHIPLIHVDASRRFLNRLAGVTDPEQKRKIIGEEFIRVFEEEAARLGQVDFLVQGTLYPDVVESGTATAAVIKSHHNVGGLPEDMQLELIEPLRWLFKDEVRELGKELGLPEEVLWRQPFPGSGLAVRILGEVTPEKLEILRHADAIVREEIRRAGLHRQIWQYFAVLPDLRSVGVMGDGRTYAYTVAVRAVHSHDGMTADWVRLPYEVLERISSRIVNEVAGVNRVVYDITSKPPATIEWE from the coding sequence ATGTCCATCCAAGACCAGCAGGAAATGGTCATTGTCCTGGACTTCGGCGGCCAGTACAGCCACCTAATCGCCCGCCGCATCCGGGAGTTGAAAGTATTTTGTGAAATGCTGCCCTACAACACGCCCCTTGATGAAATCAAAAGACATCATCCCCGGGGCATTGTTTTTTCCGGCGGGCCGGCCAGCGTCTACCAGCCCGGGGCTCCCACCGTGGACCCGGCCGTTTATGAGCTGGGCATCCCCATCCTGGGCATTTGTTACGGCATGCAGTTAATGACCAGGCAACTGGGGGGGATGGTTACCCGGGCCGAACATCACGAGTACGGCAAAACGGCCCTGGAAATCCTTGACACCAGCGACCTTTTTTGCGGCTTCGAGCCCATTGAACAATGCTGGATGAGCCACGGCGACCGGGTGGAGGCCCCGCCCCCGGGATTTGAGGTCATCGCCCGTACGGAACTGGCTCCCGTGGCCGCCATGGCCAACCGGGAGCGCAGGCTTTATGCCGTTCAGTTCCACCCGGAAGTGATCCATACCCCCAGGGGCCAGGACATCCTGCGCCACTTCCTTTACGATGTCTGCGGCTGTAAGGGCCGCTGGACCATGGGCTCTTTTATTGAAGAATCCATCAGGGAAATCCGCGCCCGGGTGGGGGACAGGCGTGCCCTCTGTGCCATCAGCGGCGGCGTGGATTCCTCGGTGGCCGCCGTACTGGTCCACCGGGCCATCGGCGACCAGTTGACCTGCATTTTTGTGGACCACGGCCTGTTGCGCCAGGGCGAGGCCGGGCAGGTGGTCAGGGTCATCCGGGAACAGTTTCACATCCCGCTGATCCATGTGGACGCCAGCCGGCGGTTCTTAAACCGCCTGGCGGGGGTAACCGACCCGGAACAAAAGCGCAAAATCATTGGGGAGGAATTCATCCGGGTTTTTGAGGAAGAGGCCGCCAGGCTGGGACAGGTGGACTTCCTGGTCCAGGGGACTCTCTACCCCGACGTGGTGGAAAGCGGTACGGCCACGGCAGCGGTAATCAAGTCCCACCACAACGTGGGCGGCCTGCCCGAGGACATGCAGCTGGAACTGATCGAACCCCTGCGCTGGCTTTTCAAGGACGAGGTGCGGGAACTGGGCAAAGAGCTGGGCCTCCCGGAAGAAGTGCTCTGGCGCCAGCCCTTCCCGGGATCGGGGCTGGCTGTGCGCATCCTGGGGGAAGTAACCCCGGAAAAACTGGAAATCCTGCGCCACGCCGATGCCATTGTCAGGGAGGAAATCCGCCGGGCCGGCCTGCACCGGCAAATCTGGCAGTATTTTGCCGTGCTTCCGGACCTGCGGAGCGTGGGAGTGATGGGTGACGGGCGGACCTACGCCTACACCGTAGCCGTGCGGGCGGTGCACAGCCACGACGGCATGACGGCGGACTGGGTACGCCTGCCCTACGAAGTGCTGGAACGTATATCCAGCCGCATTGTCAACGAAGTGGCGGGCGTAAACCGGGTGGTCTACGACATCACCTCCAAGCCGCCGGCCACCATCGAATGGGAGTGA
- a CDS encoding NCS2 family permease, with protein MLEKIFKLRQYHTSARTEVIAGLTTFMTMAYILFLNPNILAATGMDKNAVFFATAVSAGLVTIAMGLLVNYPIALAPGMGLNAYFAAVAAQHVGMPWQAALGAVFISGIIFILLTVTRIRQLLVVAVPNSIKRAIIVGIGLFITMLGLKMAEFMVIKAGPVIPPTMEALSKSGGIATLRFFEWNIFLGSFANPVTLLALIGLVISALLMAKRIKGALLLGIILTTLIGIPLGVTQIPANFHPFALPDFSRLAVGKLDPAGALHMGIWTVIFTFTFVELFDTFGTLVGTAGKAGLLDENGQSPRLGRAMLVDACGVAFGALMGTSTVTAYIESTAGIAEGGRTGLTAVTTGILFLLALILAPIAGLIPGAATAPALIIVGLLMAQAIKGIDFEDFTEGMPAFLTIVLMPFTGSIANGIAAGIIFYTLLKLVSGRAREVHWLMWVLTALVLARYLFLAEH; from the coding sequence ATGCTCGAAAAAATTTTCAAACTGCGCCAGTACCACACCAGTGCACGTACAGAGGTTATTGCGGGACTGACCACCTTTATGACCATGGCCTATATCCTGTTCCTCAACCCCAACATCCTGGCCGCTACCGGCATGGACAAAAACGCCGTCTTTTTTGCCACTGCCGTTAGCGCGGGCCTGGTCACCATCGCCATGGGCCTCCTGGTCAACTATCCCATCGCCCTGGCACCGGGCATGGGCCTCAACGCCTATTTTGCCGCCGTGGCCGCCCAGCATGTGGGCATGCCCTGGCAGGCGGCCCTGGGTGCGGTATTCATCTCCGGTATCATATTTATTCTCCTCACCGTCACCCGGATCCGCCAGTTGCTGGTGGTGGCCGTGCCAAACTCCATCAAACGGGCCATTATTGTGGGCATCGGGCTATTCATCACCATGCTGGGCCTGAAAATGGCCGAATTCATGGTCATCAAAGCCGGCCCGGTAATCCCGCCCACCATGGAGGCGCTCTCCAAATCCGGCGGCATTGCCACCCTGCGTTTCTTCGAGTGGAATATTTTCCTGGGCAGCTTTGCCAACCCGGTTACCCTGCTGGCCCTTATTGGCCTGGTTATCTCGGCCCTGTTGATGGCCAAGAGGATTAAGGGGGCCCTGCTGCTGGGCATTATCCTCACCACCCTCATTGGCATCCCCCTGGGCGTCACCCAAATCCCGGCCAATTTCCATCCCTTCGCCCTGCCCGATTTTTCCCGCCTGGCGGTGGGCAAGCTAGATCCGGCCGGGGCGCTGCACATGGGCATCTGGACGGTAATCTTCACCTTTACCTTTGTGGAACTCTTTGATACCTTCGGCACCCTGGTGGGCACTGCCGGTAAGGCGGGTCTGCTGGATGAAAACGGCCAGTCCCCCCGCCTGGGCCGGGCCATGCTGGTGGATGCCTGCGGGGTGGCTTTCGGCGCCTTAATGGGCACCAGCACCGTCACCGCCTACATCGAAAGTACCGCCGGCATTGCCGAGGGTGGCCGTACCGGCCTCACGGCCGTAACCACGGGCATTTTGTTCCTCCTGGCATTGATCCTGGCACCCATTGCGGGGTTGATTCCGGGAGCGGCCACCGCCCCGGCGCTGATCATCGTCGGCCTTCTCATGGCCCAGGCCATCAAGGGCATTGATTTCGAGGACTTTACCGAAGGAATGCCGGCCTTCTTAACCATAGTTTTGATGCCTTTCACCGGCAGTATCGCCAACGGCATTGCCGCCGGGATCATTTTTTACACCTTGCTCAAACTGGTCAGCGGCCGGGCCCGGGAAGTACACTGGCTGATGTGGGTCCTGACCGCCCTTGTGCTCGCCCGCTACCTGTTCCTGGCGGAACACTGA
- the purE gene encoding 5-(carboxyamino)imidazole ribonucleotide mutase, translating to MTKPLVGIVMGSDSDLPVMKEAVDMLEKFGLPYEVSISSAHRAPELTAEYARSAVERGLAVIIAAAGVAAHLPGVIAAQTPLPVIGVPIKSGPLSGVDALYSMVQMPPGIPVATMAINGARNAAILAAQIIGATNPEVRAKVLRYKEELARVVEEKARRLQELGVAGYLEQMGGAKG from the coding sequence ATGACCAAACCGCTGGTTGGCATTGTTATGGGCAGCGACTCGGATCTGCCCGTAATGAAAGAGGCCGTGGATATGCTGGAGAAATTCGGCCTGCCATACGAAGTGAGCATTTCCTCCGCCCACCGGGCACCGGAGCTCACCGCCGAGTACGCCCGGTCGGCGGTGGAACGGGGGCTGGCGGTGATCATCGCCGCCGCCGGGGTGGCCGCCCACCTGCCGGGGGTCATTGCCGCCCAAACCCCCCTGCCCGTAATCGGCGTACCCATCAAAAGCGGGCCCTTAAGCGGAGTGGATGCCCTCTACTCCATGGTCCAGATGCCCCCGGGCATTCCCGTGGCCACCATGGCCATTAATGGCGCCCGAAACGCCGCCATCCTGGCGGCCCAGATTATCGGCGCAACCAACCCCGAAGTGCGGGCTAAGGTCCTGCGGTACAAGGAAGAGCTGGCCCGGGTGGTGGAGGAGAAGGCCCGGCGGCTGCAGGAACTGGGTGTGGCGGGTTATCTTGAGCAAATGGGAGGAGCCAAGGGATGA
- the purB gene encoding adenylosuccinate lyase, protein MIERYTLPEMKAIWSQENKFRKWLEVEIYACEAMAEMGLIPEEAFKQIREKADFNVRRIEEIEAEVNHDVIAFLTCVGEYVGDAAKYIHMGLTSSDVLDTALAVLMKEAGQQILRRLEELRAVLLERAREHRYTLMIGRTHGVHAEPITFGLKMLLWVAETERNINRMKRAIDVISVGKISGAVGTYANIDPRVEAHVCRRLGLRPARISTQVLQRDRHAEFMTTLAVIGSSLDKFATEIRNLQRTDILEVEEYFARGQKGSSAMPHKRNPITAERISGLARILRGNALAALENVALWHERDISHSSVERVIIPDSTITLDYMLYKMTAIMKNLLVYPENMRKNLERTHGLLFSQRVLLALVEKGLSRERAYELVQRNAMRSWREGTGFETLLKEDADITSVLPPKEIESLFNYDYHLRHIDDIYRRFGL, encoded by the coding sequence ATGATCGAGCGTTACACCCTGCCGGAAATGAAGGCCATCTGGTCCCAGGAAAACAAGTTCCGCAAGTGGCTCGAGGTGGAAATTTACGCCTGCGAGGCCATGGCCGAAATGGGACTTATCCCGGAAGAGGCTTTCAAGCAGATCAGGGAAAAGGCGGACTTCAACGTACGGCGCATTGAAGAAATCGAAGCAGAGGTCAACCACGATGTAATTGCCTTTCTTACCTGCGTGGGGGAATATGTGGGTGATGCGGCCAAGTACATCCACATGGGCCTCACCTCCTCCGATGTGCTGGATACGGCCCTGGCCGTGCTGATGAAGGAGGCCGGCCAGCAGATTTTAAGGCGCCTGGAGGAGCTGCGGGCGGTGCTTTTGGAGCGGGCCAGGGAGCACCGCTACACCCTGATGATCGGCCGCACCCACGGGGTGCATGCCGAACCCATCACTTTCGGCTTGAAAATGCTTCTCTGGGTGGCGGAGACGGAACGGAATATAAATCGTATGAAGCGGGCCATCGACGTCATCAGTGTGGGTAAAATTTCCGGTGCGGTGGGTACCTACGCCAACATAGATCCCCGGGTGGAAGCCCATGTCTGCCGCCGCCTGGGCCTGCGCCCGGCCCGGATTTCCACCCAGGTGCTCCAGCGGGACCGCCACGCCGAGTTTATGACCACCCTGGCCGTCATCGGCAGCTCCCTGGACAAGTTTGCCACGGAAATCCGCAACCTGCAGCGCACGGACATTCTCGAGGTGGAGGAATACTTTGCCAGGGGACAGAAGGGCTCCTCGGCCATGCCCCACAAGCGCAACCCCATTACTGCCGAGCGCATCAGCGGCCTGGCCCGGATCCTGCGGGGCAATGCCCTGGCCGCCCTGGAAAACGTGGCCCTGTGGCACGAACGGGACATCTCCCATTCCTCGGTGGAGCGGGTGATCATTCCGGACAGCACCATCACCCTGGATTACATGCTCTACAAGATGACGGCCATCATGAAAAATCTCCTGGTTTACCCGGAAAACATGCGCAAAAACCTTGAGCGCACCCACGGCCTGCTCTTCTCCCAGCGGGTGCTCCTGGCCCTGGTGGAAAAGGGCCTGTCCCGGGAACGGGCCTACGAGCTGGTACAGCGCAATGCCATGCGCTCCTGGCGGGAGGGCACCGGCTTTGAGACGCTCTTAAAGGAAGATGCGGACATTACCTCCGTTCTCCCCCCTAAAGAAATTGAATCCCTCTTTAACTACGACTATCACCTGCGCCATATAGATGACATATACCGGCGTTTCGGCCTCTAA
- the purC gene encoding phosphoribosylaminoimidazolesuccinocarboxamide synthase, whose translation MQKGEMLYEGKAKKIYRTSDPGVYLVEYKDDATAFNGLKKGTISGKGELNNKISAHFFRLLEHRGIATHFLEQVGDREMLVRALEIIPVEVVVRNIAAGSLAKRLGLAEGTALPRPVVEYYYKSDELGDPLINDDHIAVLGLASAEEMNVIRNTALVVNDILREYLVGRNLVLVDFKLEFGRSDKEILLGDEISPDTCRFWDAQTKEKLDKDRFRRDLGGVEEAYQEVWRRLVG comes from the coding sequence TTGCAAAAGGGAGAAATGCTCTACGAGGGAAAGGCCAAGAAGATTTACCGCACCAGCGATCCGGGTGTGTACCTGGTGGAATACAAGGACGACGCCACCGCCTTTAACGGGTTAAAAAAGGGAACCATTTCCGGCAAAGGCGAACTAAACAACAAGATCTCGGCCCACTTCTTCCGCCTTTTGGAACACAGGGGTATAGCCACCCATTTTTTGGAACAGGTGGGCGACCGGGAGATGCTGGTCCGGGCGCTGGAGATAATCCCGGTGGAAGTGGTGGTGCGCAACATTGCCGCGGGCAGCCTGGCCAAACGTTTGGGCCTGGCCGAGGGCACGGCCCTCCCCCGCCCGGTGGTGGAGTATTACTATAAAAGTGATGAGCTGGGAGATCCCCTGATTAATGACGACCACATCGCCGTCCTGGGCCTGGCCAGTGCGGAGGAAATGAACGTTATAAGAAACACGGCCCTGGTAGTAAACGACATCCTGCGGGAATACCTGGTCGGGCGCAATCTGGTACTGGTGGATTTCAAGCTGGAATTCGGACGCAGTGACAAAGAGATCCTCCTGGGGGATGAGATTTCTCCCGACACCTGCCGTTTCTGGGATGCCCAAACAAAGGAAAAACTGGACAAGGACCGCTTCCGCCGGGATTTGGGCGGCGTGGAGGAGGCCTACCAGGAGGTCTGGCGCAGGCTGGTTGGTTAA